One region of Streptococcus salivarius genomic DNA includes:
- a CDS encoding alpha/beta fold hydrolase, with translation MHVFRKRLLFLLGAVLLLLLSSFTYHRLSLQREKASLNPMGQMVSVNGHDMSVFVKGEGPQTLVFLSGAGTASPILDFKDLYDGLSKQYKIVVVERAGYGYSEDTSKSRDVSEVLSETRQALAKAHVSGPYIILSHSMASLETLLWQEKYPSEVKAIIGLDWALPESYSHLKMHPQILRMARWGSQLGLLRYLPSRLYVPNDNLSSSDCRLYQRIAYRQILSKAMLNESLSVKENAKKVTSSIDSQIPTLLMVSNGEGTGFSQEDWRHYATSFAKDQKNIEVTFYDSPHYLYHYQTKEVAAKIEEFIKKTTD, from the coding sequence ATGCACGTTTTTAGGAAAAGACTTTTATTTCTGCTGGGAGCAGTCCTGCTCTTGTTACTGTCTAGCTTTACTTATCACAGATTATCCTTGCAAAGAGAGAAGGCTTCTCTCAACCCTATGGGGCAAATGGTGTCTGTTAATGGCCATGACATGAGCGTCTTTGTAAAGGGGGAGGGGCCACAAACTCTAGTTTTTCTTTCTGGTGCTGGAACAGCCTCTCCCATTCTAGATTTTAAAGACTTGTATGATGGGCTTTCGAAGCAGTATAAGATAGTCGTTGTTGAAAGGGCTGGCTATGGTTACAGTGAGGACACATCTAAGTCCCGAGATGTTTCTGAGGTTCTTTCAGAGACACGACAAGCCCTAGCCAAGGCCCATGTATCAGGTCCTTATATTATCCTCTCCCATTCGATGGCCTCCTTAGAGACACTTCTGTGGCAGGAAAAATACCCTAGTGAAGTGAAAGCTATCATTGGTTTAGATTGGGCCCTACCTGAAAGTTACTCCCATTTGAAAATGCATCCCCAGATTTTACGTATGGCTCGGTGGGGAAGTCAATTAGGCCTATTAAGGTATTTACCGAGTCGCTTATATGTGCCTAATGACAATCTAAGTAGTAGTGACTGCCGCCTCTATCAACGGATAGCCTATCGTCAAATATTGTCAAAGGCTATGTTAAATGAGAGCCTGTCTGTTAAGGAAAATGCGAAAAAGGTTACTTCTAGCATTGATTCACAAATTCCAACCTTACTGATGGTCTCTAATGGTGAGGGTACTGGTTTTAGCCAGGAGGACTGGCGGCATTATGCGACTAGCTTTGCAAAGGACCAGAAAAATATCGAAGTGACTTTTTATGATTCTCCGCATTATCTTTATCACTATCAGACCAAAGAGGTAGCAGCAAAGATAGAGGAGTTCATCAAAAAGACGACTGATTAA